A single region of the Flavobacteriales bacterium genome encodes:
- a CDS encoding sigma-70 family RNA polymerase sigma factor, whose translation MQNPILSDQELVRIYLQGDEDAIRVLINRHKDKVFGYIYFLIKDRALADDVFQDTFIKVVNTLKKGKYNEEGKFIVWVKRIAHNLVIDHFRKSKRMPLVHGNDDYDVFAKIGLEEESIEEKILKTQTHQELKDLIEFLPEEQRNVLKMRYYIDMSFKDIAEETDVSINTALGRMRYALINLRKLMEEKNISLVS comes from the coding sequence ATGCAAAATCCTATATTAAGCGATCAAGAACTAGTAAGAATCTATCTTCAAGGAGATGAAGATGCGATTAGAGTACTTATAAACCGACACAAAGACAAAGTGTTTGGCTATATCTATTTTTTAATAAAAGACAGAGCCTTGGCCGATGATGTCTTTCAGGATACCTTTATTAAAGTTGTAAATACCTTGAAGAAAGGCAAGTATAACGAGGAAGGTAAATTTATAGTTTGGGTTAAGAGAATTGCCCATAACTTGGTAATAGATCATTTTAGAAAGTCTAAGAGAATGCCTCTTGTGCATGGAAATGATGATTATGACGTATTTGCTAAAATTGGTCTTGAAGAAGAAAGTATTGAAGAGAAAATCCTGAAAACACAAACCCACCAAGAACTCAAAGATCTAATTGAGTTTTTGCCTGAAGAACAAAGAAATGTTCTTAAGATGAGGTACTATATCGATATGAGCTTTAAAGATATTGCTGAGGAAACGGATGTTAGTATCAACACGGCTTTAGGGCGTATGCGGTATGCTTTGATTAATCTTCGGAAATTAATGGAAGAGAAAAACATTAGCCTTGTAAGTTAG
- a CDS encoding 2Fe-2S iron-sulfur cluster binding domain-containing protein, with protein MSEYFEGEVTIIVDGVEEKVEVANGQSILEAALENSLNVPFSCQAGNCTTCKSKLVSGKISMDNDVMLNDDDIAENYVLTCQSHPLTDDVKIEFE; from the coding sequence ATGTCAGAATATTTTGAAGGAGAAGTAACCATAATTGTAGATGGGGTAGAAGAGAAAGTTGAGGTAGCAAATGGACAATCGATTCTTGAAGCAGCATTAGAGAATAGCCTTAATGTACCTTTTTCTTGTCAGGCGGGAAATTGCACTACTTGTAAGTCCAAGTTGGTTTCAGGTAAAATATCGATGGACAATGATGTTATGTTGAACGATGATGACATTGCAGAGAATTATGTTCTTACTTGTCAGTCACACCCACTTACCGATGACGTTAAAATAGAGTTTGAATAG
- a CDS encoding S41 family peptidase, whose translation MIKFYIPTLIILAIFNTSVFGQAAGVLDTEEEKEIDLHMAIDKISQSVMLIEKYYVDSTDVGKIIDNGIRSMLKKLDPHSTYIHQRDLKQTNEPLLGSFEGIGIQFNILKDTIVVISPISGGPSEKLGIRSGDKIIKIEDQVVAGTGITNQDVMKGLKGPKGTLVNVSIYRKGIDGLLEFPIVRDKIPMYSMDASYKVNDEIGYIKINRFSRTTMEEFKKGLSELKSEGAKHLILDLRNNGGGYLRTAIELADEFLVENKMIVYTDGEYSPRQTHFSTTKGEFEGGRLVVLINEGSASASEIVSGAIQDWDRGVIIGRRSFGKGLVQKPFALPDGSAIRLTTARYYTPTGRCIQKPYDEGTDEYHKELATRLSKGEMSNKEKISFPDSLKFYTPNQRVVYGGGGIMPDIFIPMDTSKFSPYYNEILKKGLVRDFSLHYVDINRTQFEADYSTFQKFESNFSTNEAYMEEFDKFVIKREIDEEGIDDKVSRSKVNNHIKALVARSLFDIEAYHQVINQTDDAFTQAVQLLENFKGYNSKIALK comes from the coding sequence ATGATCAAATTTTACATACCAACACTTATTATTCTTGCCATTTTTAATACTTCAGTATTTGGGCAAGCCGCAGGAGTTCTAGATACAGAAGAAGAAAAAGAAATTGATCTCCATATGGCGATCGATAAGATTTCTCAGTCTGTAATGCTTATTGAAAAATACTATGTAGACTCCACAGATGTTGGCAAAATCATTGACAATGGCATCCGATCAATGCTAAAAAAACTAGACCCCCACTCTACTTACATACATCAAAGAGATTTAAAACAAACGAACGAGCCATTACTTGGGAGTTTTGAAGGAATTGGAATACAATTCAATATTTTAAAGGATACTATTGTGGTTATCTCACCAATTAGTGGCGGTCCTTCCGAAAAACTTGGAATCCGATCTGGAGACAAAATTATCAAAATTGAAGATCAAGTCGTTGCAGGAACGGGCATAACGAATCAAGATGTTATGAAAGGTCTTAAAGGACCTAAAGGAACTTTGGTTAATGTTTCGATATACAGAAAAGGAATTGATGGCCTACTTGAATTTCCTATTGTAAGAGATAAAATCCCGATGTATAGTATGGATGCATCTTACAAAGTGAATGATGAAATCGGTTATATAAAAATAAACCGGTTTTCACGAACAACTATGGAAGAGTTTAAAAAGGGATTAAGTGAATTAAAAAGCGAAGGGGCTAAGCACCTAATACTCGATCTTAGAAATAATGGAGGCGGTTACCTTCGAACTGCTATAGAATTAGCTGACGAATTCTTGGTTGAGAATAAGATGATTGTTTATACCGATGGTGAATACTCACCACGTCAAACTCATTTTTCTACAACAAAAGGAGAATTTGAAGGAGGGAGATTAGTTGTATTAATTAATGAAGGATCGGCATCTGCTAGTGAAATTGTATCAGGAGCCATACAAGACTGGGATAGAGGTGTAATTATTGGACGACGATCTTTCGGTAAAGGACTTGTACAAAAACCTTTTGCACTACCTGATGGATCTGCCATTAGACTCACTACTGCACGGTACTATACTCCTACCGGCAGATGTATTCAAAAACCTTACGATGAAGGGACGGATGAATATCACAAAGAATTGGCAACAAGATTAAGTAAAGGGGAAATGAGTAATAAAGAGAAGATTAGCTTTCCTGATTCTCTTAAATTTTACACACCAAACCAACGAGTAGTATATGGTGGTGGTGGCATAATGCCAGATATATTCATCCCTATGGATACAAGTAAATTCTCTCCATATTATAACGAAATACTCAAAAAAGGACTTGTGAGAGACTTCTCTCTTCACTATGTAGACATCAATAGAACTCAATTTGAGGCCGACTATTCCACCTTTCAGAAATTCGAAAGTAATTTTTCTACAAACGAAGCTTACATGGAAGAATTCGACAAATTCGTTATAAAACGCGAAATAGATGAAGAGGGAATCGACGATAAAGTTTCTCGTTCAAAAGTCAACAACCACATCAAAGCACTTGTTGCCAGAAGTTTATTTGACATTGAAGCCTATCATCAGGTTATAAACCAAACAGACGACGCCTTCACTCAAGCTGTTCAGCTTTTAGAAAACTTTAAAGGATACAACTCCAAAATTGCTCTTAAATAA
- a CDS encoding DUF58 domain-containing protein, which translates to MEASELLKKVRKIEIKTKGLSNQIFTGEYHSAFKGKGMTFSEVREYQHGDDIRTIDWNVTARFNSPYVKVFEEERELTVMLIVDISASESFGTQIQLKQDMITEICAVLAFSAIQNNDKIGVIFFSNQVEKFIPPKKGKSHILRIIRELLNFEPENKTTDLSVALKFFNNIVKKRSIAFVISDFIDTNFENPLKLAKKRHDVVALKIFDDREKSLPNIGLVKFIDSESGRHQWIDSSDKKVRDGFAKKANDEEVRLKNIFRRSGVDFALINTTESYIKPLMNLFKKR; encoded by the coding sequence GTGGAAGCATCCGAACTTTTAAAAAAAGTCAGGAAGATTGAGATTAAAACCAAAGGTCTTTCTAATCAAATATTCACTGGAGAATACCATAGTGCCTTTAAGGGCAAGGGTATGACTTTTAGTGAAGTTCGTGAATATCAACATGGAGACGATATCCGAACAATTGATTGGAATGTAACAGCGCGATTTAATAGTCCATATGTAAAGGTTTTTGAAGAAGAACGAGAATTGACAGTAATGCTAATCGTTGACATTAGCGCTTCCGAATCTTTTGGAACACAAATTCAACTGAAGCAAGACATGATTACAGAAATCTGTGCAGTCCTTGCATTTTCTGCAATTCAGAATAACGATAAGATTGGTGTTATCTTCTTCAGTAATCAAGTCGAAAAATTTATCCCTCCTAAAAAAGGGAAAAGCCACATCTTAAGAATCATTAGAGAGCTTTTAAACTTCGAACCCGAAAATAAAACAACAGATCTCTCGGTAGCCTTAAAATTCTTTAACAATATCGTTAAAAAAAGGAGTATTGCTTTTGTTATATCCGATTTTATCGATACTAATTTCGAGAACCCCTTAAAGCTGGCAAAAAAACGACACGACGTTGTTGCTCTTAAAATATTTGACGACAGAGAGAAGAGCCTACCAAATATCGGCTTGGTTAAATTTATTGACTCGGAATCTGGTAGACATCAATGGATTGATAGTTCAGACAAGAAAGTGAGAGATGGTTTCGCTAAAAAAGCGAATGATGAAGAAGTTAGATTGAAAAATATTTTTCGAAGATCGGGAGTAGATTTTGCCCTTATAAACACAACCGAGTCTTATATTAAACCTCTCATGAATTTATTCAAAAAACGATAA
- a CDS encoding ABC transporter ATP-binding protein — MTKLTDTSLLRRIFRYVLPYRSTFAIALLLTIILGFLAAARPYLIMKAVDDHIVKPDLEGLKFISIILVILLFLEAFIQLIQTYMANWLGQTVIKDLRVEVYSHISRFKLKFFDNTPVGTLITRVISDIETIANVFSEGLLIILGDLLKIVLVVTMMFYVDWQLALITLSVLPILIIAANSFKNGIKSSFEEVRTQISSINTFVQERIVGMSVVRMFNKEHDEKENFKVINDLHRKAHVRSIWYYSIFLPFVEILTSLATALLIFWGSGNVMDGDIETGALFAYILYINMLFRPIRQLADKFNTLQMGMVASERVFKLLDTTSQIEDKGSISRHHLTGDISFKNVWFAYNDENWVLRDVSFNVEAGKSIAIVGVTGAGKTSIVNILCRYYEYQKGEISLDGTDLKDYKIKELRNNIGLVLQDVFLFSDSIFNNITLNDPSISKEQVVEASKIVGAHDFISRLPGDYDYQVMERGNLLSVGQRQLISFIRAFVYNPKILILDEATSSIDVQSEELIQAATNRLTENRTSIIVAHRLSTIKNVDMILVLDHGKIIEQGNHKELLEKEGYYCKLFNHQFNSINEK; from the coding sequence GTGACTAAACTAACAGATACATCGCTTCTTAGAAGAATATTTAGATATGTTCTTCCATATCGATCCACTTTTGCTATTGCTTTACTCCTTACAATAATATTGGGTTTTTTGGCTGCCGCAAGGCCGTATTTGATAATGAAAGCCGTTGATGATCATATTGTTAAGCCAGATTTAGAAGGGTTGAAGTTCATCTCAATTATATTGGTAATACTTCTGTTTTTAGAAGCGTTTATTCAACTAATTCAAACTTATATGGCGAATTGGTTAGGGCAAACGGTAATTAAGGATTTAAGGGTTGAAGTATATAGCCATATAAGCAGATTTAAATTGAAATTCTTTGATAATACACCCGTGGGAACGCTGATAACTAGGGTAATATCCGATATCGAAACAATTGCAAACGTATTTTCGGAAGGGTTGCTAATAATATTAGGCGATCTATTAAAAATTGTCTTGGTAGTCACTATGATGTTCTATGTAGATTGGCAGTTGGCACTAATTACGTTATCTGTCTTGCCAATTTTAATCATTGCGGCGAATTCGTTTAAGAATGGGATAAAATCATCTTTTGAAGAAGTTAGAACTCAGATTTCGAGTATTAATACCTTCGTTCAAGAACGTATTGTTGGGATGAGTGTGGTTCGGATGTTCAACAAGGAGCATGATGAAAAAGAAAACTTCAAGGTGATTAATGACTTGCATCGTAAAGCACACGTAAGGTCAATATGGTACTATTCAATCTTTTTGCCATTTGTTGAAATTCTAACGTCATTGGCAACGGCATTATTAATTTTTTGGGGATCGGGAAATGTTATGGATGGAGATATCGAGACAGGCGCTCTATTCGCATACATACTATATATCAATATGTTATTTCGGCCTATTCGTCAATTGGCTGATAAATTTAATACGCTGCAAATGGGTATGGTGGCATCAGAACGGGTATTTAAGTTATTGGATACAACGTCGCAGATAGAGGACAAAGGAAGTATTTCGAGACATCACTTAACAGGAGATATAAGTTTTAAAAATGTATGGTTTGCGTACAATGACGAGAACTGGGTACTCAGAGATGTTAGTTTCAACGTTGAGGCAGGAAAGAGTATTGCTATTGTTGGTGTCACTGGTGCTGGAAAAACCTCTATAGTGAATATTCTTTGTAGATATTACGAATACCAAAAAGGCGAAATTAGTTTAGACGGAACAGATCTTAAGGATTATAAAATCAAGGAATTAAGAAATAATATTGGGTTGGTTCTCCAAGATGTGTTTCTCTTTTCAGATTCAATATTTAACAACATTACGTTAAATGATCCGAGTATATCAAAAGAACAGGTAGTTGAGGCATCAAAGATTGTAGGGGCGCATGATTTTATTAGTCGTTTACCGGGAGATTACGATTATCAAGTAATGGAGAGGGGTAATTTGCTTTCTGTTGGACAGAGACAACTAATCTCTTTTATCAGAGCTTTTGTATATAATCCAAAGATTTTAATTTTAGATGAGGCTACTTCATCGATTGATGTACAATCAGAAGAATTGATACAGGCAGCAACTAATCGATTAACGGAAAATAGGACTTCCATTATTGTGGCTCACCGGTTATCGACTATTAAAAATGTAGATATGATATTGGTTTTAGATCATGGTAAAATCATTGAACAGGGGAATCATAAAGAGCTATTGGAAAAAGAAGGGTATTATTGCAAACTATTTAATCATCAGTTTAATAGCATAAACGAAAAATAA
- a CDS encoding DUF1573 domain-containing protein, producing the protein MNTDMRENIKLGLLGAITLLLLMQVLMQSKGVEDSTVVAPRSSFNAPATPNNAAPIDLGAQQPVAPIIDNTPKTSLEFADMTHDFGNVQQNSTDNEHVFKFTNTGTEPLIITNAKGSCGCTVPKYPTEPIAPGEEGVIEVSYKPGTQKGNQAKTVTITANTEPAQTLLSINAFVEEVTASAE; encoded by the coding sequence ATGAATACAGATATGAGAGAAAACATCAAGCTTGGTCTTCTAGGCGCTATAACCTTACTACTATTGATGCAAGTTTTAATGCAATCAAAAGGTGTTGAGGATAGTACCGTAGTCGCACCACGTTCAAGTTTTAATGCTCCTGCAACACCTAATAATGCTGCTCCGATAGATCTTGGTGCTCAACAGCCAGTTGCTCCTATAATTGATAACACACCAAAAACAAGCTTGGAGTTTGCTGATATGACGCATGATTTCGGAAACGTACAACAAAACAGTACAGATAATGAACATGTTTTCAAATTCACAAATACAGGAACAGAGCCACTTATCATTACAAATGCAAAAGGATCTTGTGGTTGCACAGTACCTAAATATCCTACTGAACCTATAGCTCCAGGAGAAGAAGGTGTAATTGAAGTAAGCTATAAGCCAGGTACTCAAAAAGGTAACCAAGCAAAAACGGTTACAATTACTGCTAACACAGAACCTGCTCAAACATTATTATCAATTAATGCTTTTGTAGAAGAAGTAACTGCTTCTGCTGAATAA
- a CDS encoding MoxR family ATPase, which yields METTTQEINIKELNELIEKESAFLDLISMEVEKVIVGQKKMVERLLIGLLANGHILLEGVPGLAKTLAINSLASSIDAKFSRIQFTPDLLPADIVGTMIYNQKKEEFTIRKGPIFANFILADEINRSPAKVQSALLEAMQERQVTIGDETFQMEEPFLVLATQNPIDQEGTYTLPEAQVDRFMLKVVLGYPTKEDEKVIIRRNIQNEKIEIKPVVSPESIIKARKVVRSVYMDEKIEQYILDIVFATRNPEDYNLGKYASMINYGASPRASISLALAAKAYAFIKRRGYVIPEDVRAICPDVLRHRIGLTYEAEAENITTEYIIEELLNTVEVP from the coding sequence ATGGAAACGACTACACAAGAAATTAATATCAAAGAATTAAACGAGTTAATAGAAAAGGAAAGTGCCTTTTTGGACTTAATCTCAATGGAAGTAGAAAAGGTAATTGTTGGCCAGAAGAAAATGGTAGAACGATTACTTATCGGTTTACTAGCAAACGGCCATATCCTTTTGGAAGGGGTACCTGGATTAGCAAAAACTCTAGCGATCAATTCTCTTGCATCCAGCATCGATGCAAAGTTTAGTCGGATACAATTTACTCCAGACCTATTGCCTGCTGATATTGTAGGTACAATGATTTACAACCAAAAAAAGGAAGAATTCACTATTCGTAAAGGACCCATTTTTGCAAACTTCATCCTTGCAGATGAGATCAACAGATCACCTGCTAAGGTTCAAAGTGCGTTGTTAGAGGCTATGCAAGAGCGACAAGTAACTATTGGAGATGAAACATTTCAAATGGAGGAACCATTTCTGGTATTAGCAACACAAAACCCAATCGATCAAGAAGGCACATACACATTGCCCGAGGCACAGGTAGATCGATTTATGCTTAAAGTGGTATTAGGATACCCGACTAAAGAAGATGAAAAAGTAATTATTCGTAGAAATATTCAAAACGAGAAAATCGAAATAAAACCGGTTGTTTCGCCAGAGTCGATAATAAAAGCAAGAAAAGTTGTTCGAAGTGTTTATATGGACGAAAAAATTGAGCAATATATACTAGATATTGTTTTCGCAACAAGAAATCCTGAGGATTATAATTTAGGTAAATATGCCTCTATGATAAACTACGGTGCTTCACCAAGAGCAAGTATCAGTTTAGCGTTGGCTGCCAAAGCCTATGCTTTTATAAAGCGAAGAGGTTATGTAATTCCTGAAGATGTGAGAGCAATTTGCCCAGATGTTTTAAGACATAGAATTGGCCTAACATACGAGGCAGAAGCAGAAAACATTACGACAGAATATATTATAGAAGAGTTACTAAATACTGTTGAAGTACCTTAG
- the uvrA gene encoding excinuclease ABC subunit UvrA has product MPEDSFSLKNPKEYILIKGAKMHNLKNIDVAIPKNKLVVVTGLSGSGKSTLVYDTLYAEGQRRYVESLSAYARQFLGKLNKPDVDFIKGISPAIAIEQKVSSKNPRSTIGTSTEIYDYLKLLFTRIGKTYSPISNKEVTKQSVKDVIKYIKSLENNSKLHILSDCKVQSKIILENLISSGFYKISVGGNIRKIEEVLEKTKSYPIEEDCAILIDRVISKENDEANWTRIADSIQTAFNESKGKCTIEVNGGISNTFSNKFELDGIEFKEPTTHLFSFNNPIGACETCEGYGNIMGIDRDLVIPNKSLSVYENAIVCWRGEKMKTWKEDLVMASSHFDFPIHRPYYDLSEDEQDLLWTGNVHFRGLDEFFSYLEEQSYKIQYRVMLSRYRGKTTCNTCRGSRLKKEANYIKIHDKNISHIVKMSIGDAVAFFDNVESVLNDFDKQVAKNLLLEIRSRLSFLCSVGLSYLNLNRISSTLSGGESQRINLAKSLGSSLVGSTYILDEPSIGLHPRDSLQLIDVMLSLKEIGNSVIVVEHDSEIMKASDHIIDMGPKAGSDGGEVIFEGSHDEMMKETKSLTMKYLSGELEISVPEHRRTWTNHIEIKDARENNLKGLDIKFPLGILTVITGVSGSGKSSLVKKILYPSIKKILGGFAEETGAHGSVEGDIENIQQIEFVDQNPIGKSSRSNPVTYIKAFDEIRDIYSSSSHAKNLGFKPAHFSFNMPGGRCDECEGEGRIKIEMQFMADVFLECETCNGKRFKQEVLDVMFKEKNIADVLGLTIDEAVEFFQQDDKSKTNLKKLVFKLKALQDVGMGYIKLVQSSGTLSGGEAQRIKLASFLIKNKKDIHTLFIFDEPTTGLHFHDVKKLLKAINALVEQGNTVIVIEHNLDVIKSADWLVDLGPEGGDEGGELIFEGLPEDLVSDSESYTGKYLAPLIKLRSET; this is encoded by the coding sequence ATGCCGGAAGATTCATTCTCACTCAAAAATCCAAAAGAATACATTCTTATTAAAGGTGCAAAAATGCACAACCTTAAGAATATTGATGTTGCCATTCCTAAAAACAAATTAGTTGTTGTTACAGGATTATCAGGATCTGGGAAATCGACCTTAGTGTATGATACTTTGTATGCTGAAGGCCAAAGAAGATACGTTGAAAGCTTATCCGCATATGCACGACAGTTTTTAGGAAAACTAAACAAGCCGGATGTGGATTTCATTAAAGGTATTTCTCCCGCTATTGCCATAGAACAAAAAGTCAGTTCTAAAAACCCACGATCCACCATTGGCACATCAACAGAGATATACGACTACCTTAAATTACTTTTCACGAGAATAGGAAAGACATATTCTCCAATTTCGAATAAAGAGGTAACGAAGCAATCTGTAAAAGATGTAATTAAATACATTAAAAGCCTTGAAAACAATTCGAAACTTCACATACTTTCAGATTGTAAAGTTCAATCAAAAATTATTCTCGAGAATCTAATTAGTAGTGGGTTTTATAAAATTTCCGTTGGAGGGAATATTCGAAAGATCGAAGAAGTTCTTGAAAAAACAAAATCTTACCCAATAGAAGAAGATTGCGCAATTTTAATCGACAGAGTTATATCTAAAGAAAATGATGAAGCAAATTGGACACGTATTGCCGATTCGATACAGACAGCCTTTAACGAAAGTAAAGGCAAATGTACGATTGAGGTAAATGGAGGGATTTCAAATACATTCTCTAATAAATTCGAATTAGATGGTATTGAGTTCAAAGAACCAACCACTCATCTTTTTAGTTTTAATAATCCAATTGGAGCATGCGAAACATGTGAAGGATACGGAAATATAATGGGTATAGATCGAGATCTCGTTATCCCTAATAAAAGCCTTTCTGTTTACGAAAATGCGATTGTATGCTGGCGCGGTGAAAAAATGAAAACATGGAAAGAAGACTTAGTGATGGCCAGTAGTCATTTCGACTTTCCAATACACCGTCCATATTACGATCTTTCAGAAGATGAACAAGATTTACTTTGGACTGGCAACGTTCATTTTAGAGGCTTAGACGAATTCTTTTCTTATTTAGAAGAACAGAGCTACAAAATCCAATACAGAGTGATGCTCTCAAGATACAGAGGCAAAACTACTTGTAATACTTGCAGAGGATCTCGACTTAAAAAAGAAGCCAATTACATCAAAATACATGATAAAAACATTAGCCATATAGTTAAGATGTCGATCGGCGATGCCGTAGCCTTCTTCGACAACGTTGAATCGGTTCTAAACGACTTCGACAAACAGGTTGCAAAGAATCTCCTTTTAGAAATTAGAAGCAGATTAAGTTTTCTCTGTAGTGTTGGATTAAGCTATCTCAACTTAAATAGAATTTCTTCTACGCTTTCAGGAGGTGAATCGCAACGAATTAACCTTGCAAAATCACTCGGAAGCTCCTTAGTCGGATCTACTTACATATTAGACGAGCCAAGCATCGGGCTTCATCCTCGAGATTCATTACAATTAATCGATGTAATGCTCTCTTTAAAAGAAATTGGCAATTCAGTTATCGTTGTCGAGCATGATTCAGAAATCATGAAAGCATCAGATCACATTATAGATATGGGTCCAAAAGCTGGATCGGATGGAGGCGAAGTGATTTTTGAAGGAAGTCATGATGAAATGATGAAGGAAACCAAAAGCCTTACAATGAAATATCTATCCGGTGAATTAGAAATCTCTGTTCCCGAACATAGACGTACTTGGACTAATCACATTGAAATTAAAGACGCAAGAGAAAACAACCTTAAAGGACTCGATATAAAATTTCCATTAGGGATTTTAACCGTCATTACAGGAGTTAGTGGCTCAGGAAAATCCTCTTTGGTTAAAAAAATACTTTATCCTTCCATTAAGAAAATATTAGGTGGATTTGCAGAAGAAACAGGAGCCCACGGTTCTGTTGAGGGCGATATAGAAAACATTCAACAGATAGAATTTGTTGATCAAAACCCAATCGGTAAATCTTCACGATCGAACCCTGTAACATATATTAAGGCATTTGATGAAATCAGGGATATCTATTCTAGTTCGTCACATGCTAAAAACCTCGGTTTTAAACCTGCTCACTTTTCCTTTAACATGCCGGGAGGAAGATGTGATGAATGTGAAGGAGAAGGAAGAATAAAAATCGAAATGCAATTTATGGCAGACGTATTTCTCGAATGCGAAACATGCAACGGAAAAAGGTTTAAACAAGAAGTCCTAGATGTTATGTTTAAAGAGAAAAACATTGCTGATGTACTGGGCCTAACTATAGATGAGGCAGTTGAATTCTTTCAACAAGACGACAAGTCCAAGACTAATCTCAAAAAGCTAGTTTTTAAACTAAAAGCTCTTCAGGATGTTGGAATGGGCTACATTAAACTTGTACAATCTTCAGGAACACTTAGCGGTGGAGAAGCTCAACGAATTAAATTGGCATCATTTCTGATCAAAAACAAAAAAGATATTCATACACTTTTCATATTTGATGAACCCACTACAGGACTTCATTTCCATGATGTAAAGAAGCTTCTAAAAGCAATAAATGCGCTAGTAGAACAAGGGAATACAGTTATCGTTATCGAGCACAACTTAGATGTAATTAAGTCTGCAGATTGGTTAGTTGATCTTGGGCCTGAAGGTGGAGACGAAGGAGGAGAATTAATTTTCGAAGGTCTACCAGAGGATCTTGTAAGTGATAGCGAGTCGTATACGGGCAAGTATTTAGCGCCATTAATTAAACTGAGAAGTGAAACATAA
- the truA gene encoding tRNA pseudouridine(38-40) synthase TruA produces the protein MSLINRFFLEISYDGTLFHGWQIQNNADTVQGEVNRVLSVLCEESISVMGCGRTDTGVHATQYFCHFDSVKEMNSENHLHRINKMFPANIAALSLREVGNDAHARFDADSRTYEYHIHKEKSPFLVNRSYQLNAEFDIDLMNKGAALLLYYENFECFSKVHTQVNNFNCNISKAIWEERKEGIVFTITANRFLRNMVRAIVGSLVDLGKERISIEDLIKIIESQNRSNAGMSAPAHALYLSSVTYPYIN, from the coding sequence TTGAGTTTAATAAATCGGTTTTTTTTAGAAATTTCCTACGACGGAACATTGTTTCATGGATGGCAAATCCAAAACAATGCGGATACCGTTCAAGGCGAGGTGAATAGGGTGTTATCTGTTCTTTGCGAAGAGAGTATTAGCGTTATGGGATGTGGAAGAACCGACACCGGCGTACATGCCACACAGTACTTTTGTCATTTTGATTCGGTAAAGGAAATGAATAGTGAAAATCATCTGCATAGAATTAATAAAATGTTTCCCGCGAATATTGCTGCTTTGAGTTTGCGAGAGGTGGGTAATGATGCACATGCTAGGTTCGATGCCGATTCTAGAACCTATGAATATCACATTCATAAAGAGAAATCCCCATTTCTAGTTAATAGGTCGTATCAATTAAATGCTGAGTTCGATATCGATTTAATGAATAAAGGAGCAGCTTTACTTCTATATTATGAAAACTTTGAATGTTTTAGTAAGGTCCATACGCAAGTAAATAATTTTAATTGCAATATTTCTAAGGCTATCTGGGAGGAAAGAAAGGAGGGGATTGTATTTACGATTACTGCAAATCGCTTTTTACGTAACATGGTTAGAGCAATTGTAGGATCATTAGTTGATTTAGGAAAAGAAAGGATTTCAATAGAAGATTTAATAAAAATCATTGAATCACAAAATCGTTCGAATGCTGGGATGAGTGCTCCTGCCCACGCTCTGTATTTATCGTCTGTTACTTATCCTTATATCAATTAA